From the Pseudomonas putida genome, one window contains:
- the betC gene encoding choline-sulfatase, whose product MTRPNILFIMADQMAAPLLPIYGPSPIQMPHLSRLAEQSVVFDSAYCNSPLCAPSRFTLVSGQLPSRIGAYDNAADFPADVPTYAHYLRRLGYRTALSGKMHFCGPDQLHGYEERLTSDIYPADYGWAVNWDEPDVRPSWYHNMSSVLQAGPCVRTNQLDFDEEVVFKARQYLYDHVRENDGRPFCLTVSMTHPHDPYTIPKRYWDRYEAVDIPMPRAEFSQAELDPHSQRLLKVYDLWNKPLPVDKIRDARRAYFGACSYIDDNIGQLLQTLEECNLTDNTLIVFSGDHGDMLGERGLWYKMHWFEMSARVPLLVHAPKHFAASRISASVSTCDLLPTLVELAGGAVDNHLHLDGRSLLGHLQGQGGHDEVIGEYMAEGTVGPLMMIRRGPYKFVYSEDDPCLLYDLSRDPHERENLTGSPDHQALLQAFVDEAQQRWDIPGLRQQVLASQRRRRLVAEALAIGKLKSWDHQPLVDASQQYMRNHIDLDDLERKARYPQPAPMD is encoded by the coding sequence ATGACGCGCCCGAATATCCTGTTCATCATGGCCGACCAGATGGCCGCGCCCTTGCTGCCAATCTATGGCCCTTCGCCGATCCAGATGCCCCACCTGAGCCGCCTCGCCGAGCAGTCAGTGGTGTTCGATTCGGCCTACTGCAACAGCCCACTGTGTGCCCCGTCACGCTTCACCCTGGTCAGCGGGCAACTGCCAAGCCGTATCGGCGCCTACGACAACGCAGCCGATTTCCCCGCCGACGTGCCGACTTATGCACACTACCTGCGCCGCCTTGGCTACCGCACCGCGCTGTCGGGCAAGATGCACTTCTGCGGGCCAGACCAGCTGCACGGCTACGAGGAGCGCCTGACCAGCGACATCTACCCCGCTGACTACGGTTGGGCGGTGAACTGGGATGAGCCGGACGTGCGCCCGAGCTGGTACCACAACATGTCCTCGGTGCTGCAGGCCGGGCCCTGCGTGCGCACCAACCAGCTGGACTTCGACGAGGAGGTCGTGTTCAAGGCGCGCCAGTACCTCTACGACCACGTGCGCGAAAACGATGGCCGGCCGTTCTGCCTGACCGTGTCCATGACGCACCCGCACGACCCGTACACCATCCCCAAACGCTACTGGGATCGCTATGAGGCTGTGGATATCCCCATGCCCCGCGCCGAATTCAGCCAGGCAGAACTCGACCCCCACTCGCAACGCCTGCTCAAGGTCTACGACCTGTGGAACAAGCCACTGCCTGTGGACAAGATCCGTGACGCCCGCCGCGCCTACTTCGGCGCCTGCAGCTACATCGATGACAACATCGGCCAACTGCTGCAGACCCTGGAGGAGTGCAACCTGACCGACAACACCCTGATCGTGTTCTCCGGCGACCATGGCGACATGCTGGGCGAGCGTGGGCTCTGGTACAAGATGCACTGGTTCGAGATGTCGGCACGCGTCCCGCTGCTGGTGCACGCGCCTAAACATTTCGCCGCAAGCAGAATCAGCGCCTCGGTATCTACCTGCGATTTGCTGCCGACCCTTGTCGAACTGGCCGGCGGCGCTGTGGATAACCATCTGCACCTGGACGGCCGCTCACTGCTTGGCCACCTGCAAGGGCAGGGCGGCCACGACGAGGTCATCGGCGAATACATGGCCGAAGGTACCGTCGGCCCGCTGATGATGATTCGCAGAGGGCCATACAAATTCGTGTACAGCGAAGACGACCCTTGCCTACTCTATGACCTGAGCCGCGACCCGCACGAGCGGGAGAATCTCACCGGCAGCCCGGATCACCAGGCGCTGCTGCAGGCATTTGTCGATGAAGCACAGCAGCGCTGGGATATTCCCGGCCTGCGCCAGCAAGTCCTCGCCAGCCAACGCCGCCGCCGCCTGGTGGCCGAGGCGCTGGCCATCGGCAAGCTGAAAAGCTGGGACCACCAACCGCTGGTGGACGCCAGCCAACAGTACATGCGCAACCATATCGATCTCGACGACCTCGAGCGCAAGGCACGTTATCCACAGCCCGCCCCCATGGATTGA
- the choX gene encoding choline ABC transporter substrate-binding protein codes for MHKFSTVVFALALATTTAHAADGDAQCSTVKMADPGWSDIASTNAVARLLLESLGYQVKIDSLAVPIIYGGLKDGRVDAFLGNWMPAQQGFHDKFIANGDVQQLSRNLEGTEFTLAVPDYVWNAGVKDFADLQKHAEQFDKKLYGIGSGAPANLSLKEIIDKNEFNLGQWKLVESSEQAMLAQVDRAVKKQQFITFLGWTPHPMNVKLKMHYLTGGEKWFGSKGEVYTLTRKGYPQACPNAAKLLSNLSFTLDMENTIMAEVVDKKISFDQAAKAWVKQHPELLERWLAGVTTKAGGNAFEAVKAKL; via the coding sequence ATGCACAAGTTCTCCACCGTCGTATTCGCCCTGGCTCTTGCCACCACCACGGCCCACGCTGCCGACGGCGACGCACAATGCAGCACCGTGAAGATGGCCGACCCCGGCTGGAGCGACATCGCCTCGACCAACGCCGTCGCCCGGCTGCTGCTGGAAAGCCTGGGCTACCAGGTGAAGATCGACAGCCTGGCGGTACCAATCATCTACGGCGGCCTCAAGGACGGCCGGGTCGATGCCTTCCTCGGCAACTGGATGCCGGCGCAGCAAGGCTTCCATGACAAGTTCATCGCCAATGGCGATGTGCAGCAGCTGTCGCGCAACCTGGAAGGCACCGAATTCACCCTGGCGGTACCGGATTACGTATGGAATGCCGGGGTGAAGGATTTTGCCGACCTGCAGAAGCACGCTGAGCAGTTCGACAAGAAGCTTTACGGCATCGGCTCCGGTGCGCCAGCGAACCTGTCGCTGAAGGAAATCATCGACAAGAACGAGTTCAACCTGGGCCAGTGGAAGCTGGTGGAGTCCAGCGAGCAGGCGATGCTGGCGCAGGTGGATCGGGCGGTGAAGAAACAGCAGTTCATCACCTTCCTCGGCTGGACGCCGCACCCGATGAACGTGAAGCTGAAGATGCACTACCTGACGGGCGGGGAGAAGTGGTTCGGCAGCAAGGGCGAGGTGTACACACTTACCCGCAAGGGTTATCCACAAGCCTGCCCGAATGCAGCGAAGCTGCTGAGTAACCTGAGTTTCACCCTGGACATGGAAAACACCATCATGGCCGAGGTTGTGGACAAGAAGATCAGCTTCGATCAGGCAGCCAAAGCTTGGGTGAAGCAGCATCCCGAACTATTGGAAAGGTGGTTGGCGGGGGTGACCACCAAGGCCGGTGGCAATGCCTTTGAGGCTGTCAAAGCCAAGCTGTGA
- the aroE gene encoding shikimate dehydrogenase: MDQYVVFGNPIGHSKSPLIHRLFAEQTGQDLEYATLLAPLDEFSDCARGFFKQGNGGNVTVPFKEEAYRLCDSLTPRAQRAGAVNTLSKLADGTLQGDNTDGAGLVRDLTVNSGVELAGKRILILGAGGAVRGVLEPILAHQPQSLVIANRTVEKAEQLAREFDELGPVVASGFAWLQEPVDVIINATSASLAGELPPIADSLVEAGRTVCYDMMYGKEPTPFCQWAEKLGAAKVLDGLGMLAEQAAEAFFIWRGVRPDTAPVLAELRRQLARG; encoded by the coding sequence ATGGACCAGTACGTTGTTTTCGGTAATCCCATCGGCCACAGCAAGTCGCCGCTGATCCACCGCCTGTTCGCCGAGCAGACCGGCCAGGACCTGGAATATGCCACCTTGCTGGCGCCGCTGGACGAGTTCAGCGATTGCGCGCGCGGCTTCTTCAAGCAAGGCAACGGTGGCAACGTCACCGTGCCGTTCAAGGAAGAGGCCTACCGCTTGTGCGATAGCCTCACCCCGCGTGCCCAGCGCGCGGGTGCGGTGAACACGCTGAGCAAGCTGGCCGACGGCACGCTGCAGGGCGACAACACCGACGGCGCTGGCCTGGTGCGCGACCTGACGGTGAACTCCGGGGTCGAACTGGCCGGCAAGCGCATTCTCATCCTCGGGGCCGGTGGCGCCGTGCGCGGCGTACTGGAGCCGATCCTGGCGCACCAGCCACAGTCGCTGGTGATTGCCAACCGTACCGTCGAGAAGGCCGAGCAGCTGGCGCGGGAGTTCGATGAACTGGGGCCGGTGGTGGCCAGCGGGTTTGCCTGGTTGCAGGAGCCGGTGGACGTGATCATCAACGCCACCTCGGCGAGCCTGGCCGGTGAGTTGCCGCCGATTGCCGACAGCCTGGTCGAGGCGGGGCGCACGGTGTGCTACGACATGATGTATGGCAAGGAGCCGACGCCGTTCTGCCAGTGGGCCGAGAAGCTGGGGGCGGCCAAGGTGCTGGATGGGCTGGGGATGCTGGCTGAGCAGGCAGCTGAGGCCTTCTTCATCTGGCGTGGGGTACGGCCGGATACGGCGCCGGTTCTTGCTGAACTCCGCCGGCAACTCGCTCGCGGCTGA
- the hemF gene encoding oxygen-dependent coproporphyrinogen oxidase, with product MTSRTEAVKAYLLNLQDRICSALEAEDGGARFVEDAWVREAGGGGRTRVIGDGKLIEKGGVNFSHVFGAGLPPSASAHRPELAGRGFEALGVSLVIHPHNPHVPTSHANVRFFIAEKEGEEAVWWFGGGFDLTPYYGNEEDCIHWHRVAEQACAPFGADVYPRYKAWCDRYFHIKHRGEPRGIGGLFFDDLNEWDFDTCFAFLRAIGDAYVEAYLPIVQRRKNTPFTPQQREFQEYRRGRYVEFNLVYDRGTLFGLQSGGRTESILMSLPPQVRWGYDWKAAPGSEEARLTEYFLQDRDWLGQ from the coding sequence ATGACTAGCCGCACCGAGGCCGTGAAAGCCTACCTGCTCAACCTGCAAGACCGCATCTGCTCTGCCCTCGAAGCCGAAGACGGCGGCGCCCGCTTCGTCGAGGACGCCTGGGTGCGCGAAGCCGGTGGCGGGGGCCGTACGCGGGTGATCGGGGATGGCAAGCTGATCGAGAAAGGCGGGGTCAACTTCTCCCACGTGTTCGGCGCCGGCCTGCCGCCATCGGCCAGCGCCCACCGCCCAGAACTCGCGGGCCGTGGCTTCGAGGCTCTGGGCGTGTCGCTGGTGATCCACCCGCACAACCCGCATGTGCCGACGTCCCACGCCAATGTGCGTTTCTTCATCGCCGAAAAGGAAGGTGAAGAGGCAGTCTGGTGGTTCGGCGGTGGCTTCGACCTGACCCCCTATTACGGCAACGAAGAAGATTGCATCCATTGGCACCGCGTGGCCGAGCAGGCCTGCGCGCCGTTCGGCGCTGATGTGTACCCGCGCTACAAGGCCTGGTGCGACCGCTACTTCCACATCAAACACCGCGGCGAGCCGCGTGGCATTGGCGGGCTGTTCTTCGATGACCTGAACGAGTGGGACTTCGACACCTGCTTCGCATTCCTGCGTGCCATCGGCGATGCCTACGTCGAGGCCTACCTGCCGATCGTCCAGCGCCGCAAAAACACCCCCTTCACCCCGCAGCAGCGCGAGTTCCAGGAATACCGTCGCGGCCGCTACGTCGAGTTCAACCTGGTCTACGACCGTGGCACCCTGTTCGGCCTGCAGTCCGGTGGCCGTACCGAGTCGATCCTCATGTCGCTGCCGCCACAAGTGCGTTGGGGCTACGACTGGAAGGCCGCGCCCGGCAGCGAGGAAGCGCGCCTGACCGAATACTTCTTGCAGGACCGCGACTGGCTCGGCCAGTAA
- a CDS encoding NADPH:quinone reductase → MAKRIQFSQHGGPEVLQLVEFDPAPPGPQQVRVRNHAIGLNFIDTYFRSGLYAPPSLPSGLGTEAAGVVEAVGEGVTRLKVGDRVAHAGGPLGAYSEVHTLPEANLVKLPDNISFEQAAAVMLKGLTVQYLLKQTYEVKAGDVILFHAAAGGVGSLACQWAKALGAKLIGTVSSAEKAERAKALGAWATIDYSREDVAKRVLELTDGKKCPVVYDGVGADTWLTSLDCLQPRGLMVSFGNSSGAVSGVNLGILSQKGSLYVTRPTLATYANNAENTQAMADDLFAMIGSGKLIVDIQQRYPLSEAAKAQEELSARRTVGSTVLLP, encoded by the coding sequence ATGGCCAAGCGTATCCAGTTCAGCCAGCATGGCGGCCCGGAAGTGCTGCAGCTTGTGGAATTCGACCCCGCCCCACCCGGGCCGCAGCAGGTGCGTGTGCGTAACCATGCGATAGGCCTGAACTTCATCGACACGTACTTCCGCAGCGGGCTGTATGCGCCGCCATCCTTGCCCTCTGGCCTGGGTACCGAGGCGGCGGGCGTGGTCGAGGCAGTGGGCGAGGGCGTGACCCGGCTGAAGGTCGGCGACCGCGTGGCCCATGCCGGCGGCCCCCTGGGCGCCTACAGCGAGGTGCATACGCTGCCGGAGGCCAACCTGGTCAAGCTGCCCGACAACATCAGCTTCGAGCAGGCGGCAGCGGTGATGCTCAAGGGGCTGACCGTGCAGTACCTGCTAAAACAGACCTATGAAGTGAAAGCGGGCGACGTGATCCTATTCCACGCCGCAGCGGGTGGTGTCGGTTCGCTGGCCTGCCAGTGGGCCAAGGCCCTGGGCGCCAAGCTGATCGGCACCGTGAGCTCCGCCGAGAAGGCCGAGCGGGCCAAGGCGCTGGGGGCGTGGGCAACCATCGACTATAGCCGCGAAGACGTGGCCAAGCGGGTGCTGGAGCTGACCGATGGCAAGAAGTGCCCGGTGGTGTATGACGGCGTCGGTGCCGACACCTGGCTGACCTCGCTGGACTGCCTGCAGCCGCGCGGGTTGATGGTGAGCTTCGGTAATTCCTCGGGGGCGGTTAGCGGGGTGAACCTGGGGATTTTGTCGCAGAAGGGGTCGCTGTATGTGACCCGGCCGACCTTGGCGACCTATGCCAACAATGCCGAGAACACCCAGGCCATGGCGGATGACCTGTTTGCGATGATTGGTAGTGGGAAGCTGATTGTGGATATCCAGCAAAGGTATCCGCTGAGTGAGGCGGCGAAGGCGCAAGAAGAGTTGTCAGCGCGCAGGACGGTGGGGTCTACGGTTTTGTTGCCTTGA
- a CDS encoding L-threonylcarbamoyladenylate synthase: protein MVSSFRVQQAAREIRAGAVIAYPTEAVWGLGCDPWNEDAVYRLLALKSRPVDKGLILIADNIRQFDFLFEDFPEDWIDRMGSTWPGPNTWLVPHQDLLPEWVTGQHDTVALRVSDHPVVRELCALVGPLISTSCNPGGRPAAKTRLRVEQYFHGQLDLVLGGALGGRKNPSVIRNLATGEVVRPG from the coding sequence ATGGTGAGCAGTTTTCGTGTGCAACAAGCCGCACGTGAGATCCGGGCAGGCGCAGTGATCGCCTACCCGACGGAAGCGGTCTGGGGCCTGGGCTGCGACCCATGGAACGAGGACGCTGTGTATCGCCTGCTGGCGCTGAAGTCGCGGCCTGTGGATAAAGGGCTGATCCTGATCGCCGACAACATCCGCCAGTTCGACTTCCTGTTCGAGGACTTCCCTGAAGACTGGATCGACCGCATGGGCAGCACCTGGCCTGGGCCGAACACCTGGCTGGTACCGCACCAGGACCTGTTGCCCGAGTGGGTGACCGGGCAGCATGACACCGTGGCGCTGCGGGTCAGTGATCATCCGGTGGTGCGTGAGCTCTGTGCGCTGGTCGGGCCGTTGATTTCCACCTCCTGCAACCCGGGCGGGCGCCCGGCGGCTAAGACCCGCTTGCGGGTGGAGCAGTATTTCCATGGCCAGCTGGACCTGGTGCTCGGTGGGGCGCTGGGGGGGCGGAAGAATCCGAGTGTGATTCGGAACCTTGCTACTGGTGAGGTCGTGCGGCCGGGCTGA
- the dprA gene encoding DNA-processing protein DprA, with the protein MPNYHSSPCPPAELEARLRLHRLPETGLRRFRTLLEAFGSASSALSAPGPAWRALGIPQATIDARRSAEVRDGALAAMAWLERQGQHLLMWDGPGYPALLGEIDDAPPLLFVAGNPVLLDRPQLAIVGSRRATPPALDTARAFSRCLAQAGFTITSGLALGIDGAAHRAALEVAGGTIGVLGTGLHKLYPQRHRDLARMMIDMGGALVSEYPLDAGPLPGNFPRRNRIISGLSLGVLVVEASLASGSLITARLAAEQGREVYAIPGSIHHPAAKGCHQLIRDGALLVESVEQILESLRGWQNLPPAAVDKPAHPLLALLHAAPQTSENLAHFSDRPLAEVLAQLTELELEGRVSNVAGRWFARAG; encoded by the coding sequence ATGCCGAATTACCATTCGTCGCCTTGTCCACCTGCCGAACTGGAGGCCCGACTACGCCTGCATCGCCTGCCCGAGACCGGCCTGCGACGTTTTCGCACCTTGCTGGAGGCCTTTGGCAGTGCTTCTTCTGCGCTCAGCGCACCCGGCCCTGCGTGGCGCGCTTTGGGTATTCCACAAGCCACCATCGATGCCCGGCGCAGTGCAGAAGTACGTGACGGTGCACTGGCTGCAATGGCCTGGCTAGAGCGCCAGGGCCAGCATTTACTGATGTGGGATGGTCCTGGCTACCCGGCATTGCTGGGGGAAATCGACGATGCCCCACCGCTGCTTTTCGTGGCTGGCAATCCGGTACTGCTCGACCGACCTCAGCTGGCCATTGTGGGCAGCAGGCGTGCCACACCTCCGGCACTCGACACGGCCAGGGCGTTTTCCCGCTGCCTGGCGCAGGCCGGTTTCACCATCACCAGCGGGCTGGCCCTGGGCATCGATGGTGCCGCTCATCGGGCGGCTTTGGAGGTCGCAGGGGGCACGATTGGGGTGCTCGGCACAGGCTTGCACAAACTTTATCCACAGCGCCACCGCGACCTTGCGCGGATGATGATCGACATGGGCGGTGCGCTGGTGTCGGAGTATCCGCTCGACGCCGGGCCGTTGCCGGGCAACTTCCCGCGGCGCAATCGCATCATCAGCGGCCTGTCACTCGGCGTGCTGGTGGTCGAGGCCAGCCTTGCAAGCGGCTCGCTGATCACCGCGCGCCTGGCGGCTGAGCAGGGCCGCGAGGTGTATGCGATTCCCGGGTCGATCCACCACCCGGCGGCCAAGGGCTGCCACCAGCTGATCCGCGATGGCGCCCTGCTGGTGGAGAGCGTGGAGCAGATTCTGGAAAGCCTGCGCGGTTGGCAGAATTTGCCGCCAGCGGCGGTGGATAAACCGGCGCATCCGCTGCTTGCCCTGTTGCATGCCGCACCACAGACTAGCGAGAACCTGGCCCACTTCAGCGACCGGCCGCTGGCCGAGGTGCTGGCGCAGCTGACAGAACTGGAGCTTGAAGGGCGGGTCAGCAATGTCGCCGGGCGTTGGTTTGCCCGCGCCGGCTAA
- the def gene encoding peptide deformylase, producing MAILNILEFPDPRLRTIAKPVTVFDDALRQLIDDMFETMYEAPGIGLAATQVNVHQQVVVMDLSEDRSEPRVFINPTVEELTHDMGQYQEGCLSVPGFYENVDRPLRVRVKAQDRDGKPYELECEGLLAVCVQHEFDHLNGKLFVDYLSQLKRDRIKKKLEKQHRQQA from the coding sequence ATGGCCATCTTGAACATTCTCGAATTCCCGGACCCGCGCCTGCGCACCATTGCCAAACCGGTAACGGTGTTCGACGACGCCTTGCGTCAGCTGATCGACGACATGTTTGAAACCATGTACGAAGCCCCCGGCATCGGCCTGGCCGCCACCCAGGTCAACGTGCACCAGCAGGTCGTGGTCATGGACCTCAGCGAAGACCGCAGCGAACCGCGCGTGTTCATCAACCCGACTGTCGAAGAGCTGACCCACGACATGGGCCAGTACCAAGAGGGCTGCCTGTCGGTACCGGGCTTCTACGAGAACGTCGACCGCCCGCTGCGTGTGCGGGTCAAGGCCCAGGACCGCGACGGCAAGCCATACGAGCTGGAATGCGAAGGCCTGCTGGCGGTGTGCGTGCAGCACGAGTTCGACCACCTCAACGGCAAGCTTTTCGTCGACTACCTGTCGCAGCTCAAGCGCGACCGGATCAAGAAGAAGCTGGAAAAGCAGCACCGCCAGCAAGCCTGA
- the fmt gene encoding methionyl-tRNA formyltransferase, protein MRIVFAGTPEFAAEHLKALLDSPYEIVAVYTQPDRPAGRGQKLMPSPVKQLAVAHDIPVFQPPTLRNAEAQEELAALKPDLMVVVAYGLILPQVVLDIPRLGCINSHASLLPRWRGAAPIQRAVEAGDAESGVTVMRMEAGLDTGPMLLKVVTPISADDTGGSLHDRLAEMGPPAVVQAIAGLADGSLHGEVQDDALATYAHKLNKDEARIDWSRPAVELERLIRAFNPWPVCHSTLDGESVKVLSANVSTGKGAPGKILSSSKDGLVVACGEQALSLTRLQLPGGKALNFSDLFNSRREKFAAGKVLGQ, encoded by the coding sequence ATGCGCATCGTCTTTGCAGGCACTCCAGAGTTTGCCGCCGAACACCTCAAGGCCCTGCTCGACAGCCCGTACGAGATCGTGGCCGTCTACACCCAGCCAGACCGCCCTGCCGGCCGTGGCCAGAAGCTCATGCCGAGCCCGGTCAAGCAGTTGGCCGTGGCCCATGACATCCCTGTGTTCCAGCCGCCGACCCTGCGCAATGCCGAAGCACAGGAAGAACTGGCCGCGCTGAAGCCGGACCTGATGGTGGTGGTCGCCTACGGCCTGATCCTGCCGCAAGTGGTCCTCGACATCCCGCGCCTGGGTTGCATCAACAGCCACGCCTCCTTGCTGCCACGCTGGCGCGGTGCGGCGCCGATCCAGCGCGCCGTGGAAGCCGGCGATGCCGAAAGCGGCGTGACAGTGATGCGCATGGAAGCTGGCCTGGATACCGGGCCGATGCTGCTCAAGGTGGTCACCCCGATCAGCGCCGACGACACCGGCGGCAGCCTGCACGACCGCCTCGCCGAAATGGGCCCGCCAGCGGTAGTTCAGGCCATCGCCGGCCTGGCCGACGGCTCGCTGCACGGTGAAGTCCAGGACGATGCCCTGGCCACCTACGCTCACAAGCTGAACAAGGACGAAGCCCGCATCGACTGGAGCCGCCCGGCCGTCGAACTGGAACGCCTGATCCGCGCCTTCAACCCTTGGCCGGTGTGTCACAGCACGCTCGATGGCGAGAGCGTGAAGGTGCTGTCTGCCAACGTGTCCACAGGTAAAGGCGCCCCGGGCAAGATCCTTTCCTCCAGCAAGGACGGTCTCGTCGTCGCCTGCGGTGAGCAGGCCCTGAGCCTGACCCGTCTGCAGCTGCCTGGCGGCAAGGCGCTGAACTTCAGCGACCTGTTCAACAGCCGCCGTGAGAAGTTCGCCGCTGGCAAGGTGCTGGGCCAATGA
- the rsmB gene encoding 16S rRNA (cytosine(967)-C(5))-methyltransferase RsmB: protein MNPRLAAARALAAVLSGKASLNSSLPAQLDKVEERDRGLTQDLAFGTARWQPRLDLLAAQLLQKPFKAADADVQALLLVGLYQLFYTRIPAHAAIGETVGCADKLKKPWAKGLLNAVLRRAQREGEELLAGMERDPVVRTAHPRWLQKSLKAFWPEQWEAICAANNAHPPMILRVNRRHHSRDAYLALLAEAGVSASACQYSRDGIVLAEACDVRGLPGFAEGWVSVQDEAAQLSADLLELAPGQRVLDACCAPGGKTCHLLEAEPGLAHMTAIDLEAKRLTRVRENLDRLQLDAELIACDARDTASWWDGKPFQRILLDAPCSATGVIRRHPDIKLTRQAEDIPALAALQGELLDALWPTLEVGGMLLYATCSSLPTENTEVIDAFLARTPGARELDLATEAGLRQPHGRQLLAQEGGHDGFYYAKLIKIAASRG, encoded by the coding sequence ATGAACCCACGTCTCGCTGCCGCCCGTGCCCTTGCTGCTGTGCTCAGCGGCAAGGCCTCGCTGAACAGCTCGCTGCCCGCACAGCTGGACAAGGTCGAAGAACGCGATCGGGGCCTGACCCAGGACCTGGCGTTCGGGACAGCGCGCTGGCAGCCACGCCTGGATCTGCTTGCCGCGCAGCTGCTGCAGAAGCCGTTCAAGGCTGCCGATGCCGATGTGCAGGCACTGCTGCTGGTCGGCCTGTACCAGCTGTTCTACACCCGTATTCCGGCCCACGCTGCCATCGGCGAGACTGTCGGCTGCGCAGACAAGCTCAAGAAACCGTGGGCCAAGGGTCTGCTCAACGCCGTGCTGCGCCGCGCCCAGCGCGAGGGCGAGGAACTGCTCGCCGGCATGGAGCGCGACCCGGTGGTGCGCACCGCCCACCCGCGCTGGTTGCAGAAGTCGCTGAAAGCCTTCTGGCCGGAGCAGTGGGAAGCCATCTGCGCCGCCAACAACGCCCACCCGCCGATGATCTTGCGGGTCAACCGCCGCCACCATAGCCGCGACGCCTACCTGGCGCTGCTGGCCGAAGCTGGCGTCAGCGCCAGCGCCTGTCAGTACAGCCGTGACGGCATCGTGCTGGCTGAAGCCTGCGACGTGCGCGGCCTGCCAGGCTTCGCCGAAGGCTGGGTCAGCGTGCAGGACGAAGCCGCGCAGCTGTCGGCCGACCTACTCGAACTGGCTCCCGGTCAGCGCGTACTCGACGCCTGCTGCGCCCCCGGCGGCAAGACCTGCCACCTGCTCGAAGCCGAACCCGGCCTGGCCCACATGACGGCCATCGACCTCGAAGCCAAGCGCCTGACCCGGGTGCGCGAGAACCTCGACCGCCTGCAGCTGGATGCCGAGCTGATCGCCTGCGATGCCCGTGACACCGCCAGCTGGTGGGACGGCAAGCCGTTCCAGCGCATCCTGCTCGACGCGCCGTGCTCGGCCACGGGTGTGATCCGTCGCCACCCGGACATCAAGCTGACCCGCCAGGCCGAGGACATTCCGGCCCTGGCCGCGCTGCAAGGCGAGCTGCTCGATGCCCTGTGGCCGACTCTGGAAGTGGGCGGCATGCTGCTGTACGCCACCTGCTCCAGCCTGCCGACCGAGAACACCGAAGTGATCGATGCCTTCCTCGCCCGCACCCCGGGCGCCCGTGAGCTGGACCTGGCCACCGAAGCCGGCCTGCGCCAGCCCCACGGCCGCCAGCTGCTGGCCCAGGAGGGCGGCCACGACGGCTTCTACTATGCCAAGCTGATCAAGATCGCCGCCTCGCGCGGGTAA